The proteins below come from a single Zhouia spongiae genomic window:
- a CDS encoding HNH endonuclease signature motif containing protein produces MKRNPNTNKYGQPWSLEIRALVWQKARKIEGVNPNFIRLDACGTVIEWKMFGKTLGHSTGWEIDHITPVAESGGDELANLQPLQWQNNRAKDKDPYCGITVIT; encoded by the coding sequence ATGAAACGAAACCCTAATACCAACAAATACGGACAACCCTGGTCATTGGAAATACGCGCTCTTGTTTGGCAAAAAGCTAGAAAAATAGAAGGCGTGAATCCTAATTTTATAAGATTAGACGCCTGTGGAACCGTAATCGAATGGAAAATGTTCGGAAAGACCCTCGGACATAGCACCGGATGGGAAATAGACCATATCACCCCTGTCGCAGAAAGTGGCGGAGACGAACTGGCCAACCTGCAACCACTACAGTGGCAAAATAACCGGGCTAAAGATAAAGATCCGTATTGCGGGATAACTGTTATAACCTAA
- a CDS encoding response regulator, with the protein MFKKVLIAEDIDSINLGIVSNLKNSFDFEIDHVKYCDDAVLKIKKALLDGTPYDLLITDLSFKQDHRSCNICSGDILAKEALKLHPATKIIIYSIEDRPQKIKSFFTDPGIHGYVCKGRESAKEINEAIQNVYRNDRYLSAAIDYAIKGTPMLEIEDYDLRLVNELANGLLQDEIAALFKKEEISPASLSSIEKRINKLKVSFKAKNSTHLVAIVKDMGLI; encoded by the coding sequence ATGTTTAAAAAAGTATTAATAGCCGAAGATATAGACAGTATCAATCTAGGGATCGTTTCTAACCTGAAAAACAGCTTCGACTTTGAAATTGATCATGTAAAATACTGTGACGATGCAGTATTAAAAATAAAAAAAGCATTACTGGACGGAACTCCCTACGATTTACTTATTACAGATCTCTCTTTTAAACAAGACCATCGAAGTTGTAATATCTGTTCAGGAGATATCCTGGCAAAAGAAGCATTGAAGCTACACCCGGCAACAAAGATTATTATCTATTCTATCGAAGATCGACCGCAAAAAATTAAAAGCTTTTTTACCGATCCGGGCATTCACGGGTATGTATGCAAAGGCAGAGAAAGCGCCAAAGAAATCAATGAGGCTATCCAAAATGTTTATCGGAATGATCGCTATCTCTCGGCTGCTATCGATTATGCCATAAAAGGCACTCCCATGCTCGAAATAGAAGATTACGACCTGCGCCTGGTGAACGAATTGGCCAACGGACTTTTACAAGATGAGATAGCGGCACTCTTTAAGAAAGAAGAGATCTCCCCAGCCAGCCTGAGCAGTATCGAAAAACGAATAAACAAACTTAAAGTTTCCTTCAAAGCAAAAAATTCAACCCATTTAGTTGCGATCGTTAAAGACATGGGACTGATATAA
- a CDS encoding thioredoxin family protein, protein MKKILFFISVCLFSLSCKQKQEEKKVTYNAIHFSEGSFQQVLDKGTAEDKLIFVDCYTSWCAPCKWMEKHVFVKEDVYTFYNDNFVNYKIDMEKGEGPELAKRYQVTSFPTYLFIDGKGELVHLAKSRMEADEFIKEAQKALNPENAFGNLVKKYESGKMDMDELTSYAVQLNKFRDPKANEILVRVIEKSDDQFLRSASGWKLIQSFTYDDDSELFQFLDQNRSHFEKNFGKDAVNAVYRRAVQRNMYQYSRNNEKELFFESIDSLKRLNAGTRDIAIPHCQFYLQNLDVEAYIKTSDYYVNEQLQNDHETIAFIARSVLNYHKDNDQLMAQAAKLIKKAYAMAPDNYGIVSTYAQILGHTGEKEEAIKAGEKAVAMADTISSKVKKRAEQNLEEIKGLH, encoded by the coding sequence ATGAAAAAAATATTGTTTTTTATCAGTGTTTGCCTTTTTTCTCTTTCCTGCAAACAAAAGCAGGAAGAGAAAAAGGTAACGTACAATGCCATTCATTTTTCTGAAGGTTCCTTTCAGCAGGTACTGGATAAAGGAACAGCTGAAGACAAACTTATTTTTGTCGATTGTTACACCTCCTGGTGTGCCCCATGTAAATGGATGGAAAAGCATGTATTCGTAAAAGAAGATGTATACACATTTTACAACGATAACTTTGTTAATTACAAAATAGATATGGAAAAAGGAGAAGGTCCTGAACTGGCCAAACGCTATCAGGTAACATCTTTTCCTACATATCTTTTCATTGATGGCAAAGGAGAACTGGTTCATCTGGCAAAATCAAGGATGGAAGCAGATGAGTTTATCAAAGAAGCTCAAAAAGCCCTGAATCCGGAAAATGCTTTCGGGAATCTTGTTAAAAAGTACGAGTCCGGAAAGATGGATATGGACGAACTGACCAGTTATGCTGTACAGCTCAATAAATTTAGAGACCCTAAGGCGAATGAAATTTTGGTCAGGGTCATCGAAAAATCAGACGATCAGTTCTTACGGTCTGCTTCAGGCTGGAAACTTATCCAAAGCTTCACCTATGATGACGACAGCGAATTATTCCAGTTCCTTGACCAGAACAGGTCTCATTTTGAAAAAAACTTCGGAAAAGATGCTGTCAATGCCGTATATCGCAGGGCGGTACAACGTAATATGTATCAATATTCGCGAAACAATGAAAAGGAACTGTTTTTTGAAAGTATTGATTCTTTAAAGAGGTTAAATGCAGGTACCCGAGACATTGCTATTCCGCATTGCCAGTTCTATTTACAGAATCTCGATGTCGAAGCATATATCAAAACGTCAGATTATTATGTAAACGAACAGCTACAGAACGATCATGAAACCATAGCCTTTATAGCAAGGTCGGTACTTAATTATCATAAAGACAACGACCAGCTTATGGCCCAGGCTGCAAAGCTTATCAAAAAGGCCTATGCCATGGCTCCCGACAATTATGGTATTGTAAGTACTTATGCCCAGATACTGGGACATACAGGTGAGAAAGAAGAAGCCATCAAGGCAGGAGAAAAAGCGGTAGCAATGGCAGATACCATCAGCAGTAAAGTAAAAAAACGTGCTGAACAGAACCTTGAGGAAATAAAGGGGTTGCATTAA
- a CDS encoding SRPBCC family protein produces METTKITVGVNVNADCQKTWNCYTQPEHITQWNFAADTWCCPRAENDLKAGGKYYARMEAKDGSFGFDFEATYDEVINEKKIAYTISDGRQATTLFEHKNGTTRVIITFDAENTNPVDMQRDGWLAILNSFKRYTETNS; encoded by the coding sequence ATGGAAACTACAAAAATCACAGTAGGAGTAAACGTAAATGCCGACTGTCAAAAAACATGGAACTGCTATACGCAACCGGAACATATAACCCAATGGAATTTTGCCGCCGATACATGGTGTTGTCCGAGAGCGGAAAACGACTTAAAGGCCGGGGGAAAATATTATGCCCGGATGGAGGCTAAAGACGGAAGCTTTGGTTTTGACTTTGAAGCCACATACGATGAAGTCATCAATGAAAAAAAGATCGCCTATACCATATCAGACGGGCGGCAGGCCACAACCCTTTTCGAACATAAAAATGGTACTACCAGGGTAATCATTACCTTCGATGCTGAAAACACCAATCCTGTCGACATGCAAAGAGACGGTTGGCTGGCAATTTTAAATAGTTTTAAAAGATATACGGAAACTAATAGTTAA
- a CDS encoding TQO small subunit DoxD produces MENIKHKNMPEGYQLSGLFTTALRLVVGWTYFSAFWRRLVLADKLDPDLPGYIGEKFNHFLPNALGIKPMIAYLVTHPDTLWYTMVIFTIVEGIVGLFFMLGLFTRLMSIGVFGLAMGILLGAGWIGTTCLDEWQIGVLGIAAGFTIYLTGSGKFSVDALMISKNKPFIHKKWFTLLASGPLSIQIKNLHRIVGIGSGVILFITLFTNQYFHGGVWGNLHNKSVKPKLEITDPNINLSKLSFDVFRTEGADVYGSFLIGIALKDANDKTLFSLNGKDLSLPDTLHIDNYYVANVKPGAHSLIIPLGAKARITVNLPDNISVGNNTPYTLILTDISGIEWEAHVLP; encoded by the coding sequence ATGGAAAACATTAAACATAAAAATATGCCGGAAGGGTACCAACTCTCCGGTTTATTCACTACAGCGCTTCGACTCGTTGTAGGGTGGACTTATTTTTCTGCCTTTTGGAGGCGACTGGTATTGGCCGATAAGCTGGACCCCGATTTACCGGGGTATATTGGAGAAAAATTCAACCACTTTTTACCAAATGCTTTGGGAATAAAACCTATGATAGCGTATCTCGTAACACATCCGGACACATTATGGTACACTATGGTAATCTTCACCATCGTTGAAGGTATCGTCGGCCTCTTTTTTATGTTGGGTCTGTTCACCCGTCTTATGAGTATCGGCGTATTTGGTCTGGCCATGGGAATTTTACTCGGTGCCGGATGGATTGGAACAACATGCCTTGATGAATGGCAAATAGGCGTATTAGGGATAGCTGCCGGATTTACAATTTACCTTACCGGAAGTGGTAAATTCTCTGTAGATGCGCTTATGATCAGTAAAAACAAGCCGTTTATTCACAAAAAATGGTTTACTCTGTTAGCCTCCGGGCCATTATCGATACAAATCAAAAATCTTCATCGCATTGTCGGGATAGGATCAGGAGTTATTTTATTCATAACACTGTTTACCAACCAATACTTCCATGGCGGTGTGTGGGGGAACCTTCATAATAAATCTGTAAAACCAAAATTAGAAATTACAGATCCAAACATTAACTTAAGCAAACTGTCCTTTGATGTATTCAGAACAGAAGGTGCAGATGTATACGGCTCTTTTTTAATTGGTATAGCATTGAAAGATGCAAATGATAAAACCCTGTTCAGTCTAAACGGAAAAGACCTGTCACTTCCAGATACTTTACATATCGATAATTACTACGTAGCCAATGTCAAACCCGGAGCCCATAGCCTGATAATTCCTTTGGGAGCAAAAGCCCGGATCACTGTAAACCTTCCGGATAACATATCTGTAGGTAACAATACACCTTATACCCTTATCTTAACCGATATAAGCGGAATTGAATGGGAAGCTCATGTACTTCCTTAA
- a CDS encoding tetratricopeptide repeat-containing sensor histidine kinase — protein MKTYRLSFLIFTALITGLISCMDENNKTQHTKARNNYTHTLIQQADSLKKANLTAKALIVNKRALQLSPSEQTDSLYARILKQRILLLGKLQLLDSVFIYTDKLLSISIKTKDTSSIAYTKYLKAFYFKKNHQIDSAIGNYYQSVQIYKQLDDSLLMVKRSYELVKILNDAANYEEAEKIAIDALQHLKKETQDNNYMRLINYLAIISKNKGQYKESLYWYDKVLDISKDPAEKISVVNNKAVVYLKQKEYRKALETLSRIVNNPLLDSPKYIVLKARIKDNSAYAKSKLGHRDAEKQLLEALKLRRQKNIPANLNASYIHLAEHYADRNDPRAVEMARQAYKNATSYKNADDRLDALAILIATSNAPRKYALQYHNISDSIYKAREQTQNSYAKIKFDAVQNRQENKLLKANAQLQASEISRIKIRNISLLLLLIVLGGGVVWRYRVIQGKHQRDRERATEETERIISKKIHDEVANDVFNTLMLVQNEVKTSPFLEKFEMHLDKLYNKTRNISREYGDIDTGQNFPAELKDMLASFHGKNVNVMIRNINSIAWKQINEIKKKVLYRTTQELMVNMKKHSGASIVVLIFKNESNKIIVQYSDNGTGFDSGYIQKGNGLLNVENRIEAINGNITFDKTSNAGCIITITIPQ, from the coding sequence ATGAAAACTTACCGACTTTCATTCCTCATTTTTACTGCACTTATTACAGGCCTTATATCCTGTATGGATGAAAATAATAAAACCCAGCATACAAAAGCCAGGAATAATTATACCCATACCCTGATCCAACAGGCAGATAGCCTTAAAAAAGCAAACTTAACAGCGAAAGCACTAATCGTAAACAAAAGGGCTTTGCAACTCTCCCCATCAGAACAAACAGATTCCTTATATGCCAGAATACTTAAACAAAGGATTCTTTTACTCGGGAAACTACAGCTTTTAGATAGTGTATTTATATATACTGATAAGTTATTGTCGATATCTATAAAAACGAAAGACACCAGTAGTATAGCATATACCAAATACTTAAAGGCGTTCTATTTTAAGAAGAACCACCAGATCGATAGCGCAATAGGAAATTACTACCAGTCTGTTCAGATCTACAAACAGTTAGACGATAGTTTGCTAATGGTAAAAAGATCGTATGAACTGGTAAAAATCTTAAACGATGCTGCCAATTACGAAGAAGCTGAAAAAATAGCTATTGATGCCTTACAACATCTCAAAAAAGAAACTCAGGACAATAACTATATGCGGCTCATCAATTATCTGGCTATTATTTCAAAAAACAAAGGACAGTATAAGGAATCCCTCTATTGGTATGATAAGGTGTTGGATATTAGTAAAGATCCTGCGGAAAAAATATCTGTCGTTAATAACAAAGCCGTAGTTTATTTAAAACAAAAAGAATATCGCAAAGCCCTTGAAACTTTGTCCCGCATCGTGAACAATCCCCTGTTGGATTCACCAAAATACATCGTTCTCAAAGCCAGGATAAAAGATAACTCGGCTTATGCAAAAAGTAAATTAGGACATCGGGATGCAGAAAAACAACTACTGGAAGCACTCAAATTACGAAGGCAAAAGAATATTCCGGCAAACCTGAACGCCAGCTATATCCATTTAGCAGAACATTATGCCGACAGAAATGACCCCAGGGCTGTTGAAATGGCACGACAGGCATACAAAAATGCAACCTCATATAAAAATGCAGACGATCGGCTCGATGCGCTGGCCATTCTTATAGCTACTTCCAATGCTCCCCGAAAATATGCCTTACAGTACCATAACATTAGCGATAGTATTTACAAAGCAAGGGAACAAACTCAAAACAGCTATGCGAAAATCAAGTTTGATGCAGTTCAAAACAGGCAGGAAAATAAACTTTTAAAAGCAAATGCCCAGTTACAGGCCTCCGAAATCAGCAGGATCAAGATCAGGAACATCAGCCTGTTATTACTTCTGATTGTACTGGGAGGAGGGGTTGTCTGGAGATACCGTGTTATACAAGGCAAACACCAAAGAGACCGCGAAAGAGCTACAGAAGAAACAGAACGTATCATTTCAAAAAAAATACACGACGAAGTAGCCAATGATGTTTTTAACACCTTAATGCTCGTGCAGAATGAAGTAAAAACGTCTCCTTTTTTAGAAAAATTTGAAATGCATTTAGATAAATTATATAATAAAACGCGAAATATATCGAGAGAGTATGGCGATATCGATACCGGACAAAATTTTCCTGCCGAATTAAAAGATATGTTGGCTTCGTTCCATGGCAAAAATGTAAATGTTATGATACGGAACATCAATAGTATTGCCTGGAAACAAATAAACGAAATAAAGAAAAAAGTCTTATACCGCACTACACAGGAACTCATGGTAAATATGAAAAAACACAGCGGTGCATCCATCGTTGTGCTCATCTTTAAAAATGAATCCAATAAGATTATCGTGCAATACTCTGATAATGGCACAGGATTCGACTCCGGATACATCCAAAAAGGGAACGGACTGCTAAATGTGGAAAACCGTATAGAGGCCATTAACGGAAATATTACTTTTGATAAAACTTCTAATGCGGGATGTATCATTACGATTACCATCCCCCAATAA
- a CDS encoding TlpA family protein disulfide reductase, with the protein MFKKITFISGLLVLLCSCSSEINNPTTILSGSITNPTEKLLLITGSDTFRDTIRVDDSGNFKDTLNLLPGSYLLSYGKLFWRSYLENGYNVQIAFDSKDFSKTINYTGAGGNENNYIFHKLSRQRQAMNIRQQAMKNINDSSLALLNTQKEALLTYLNEYPSLDPAFKELEQKNINYGYMSDLKRLEKSDTLNLVTGLRNELKKLNHTLNYNHGMDYLFSGSYKRIIEDYYRTNARQTAKTSNLDYDIAFLKEISRIKNDTIRNSLAYNHAKYGITYTKDLDTFYSLFLKTSTDTKHNEEISGSYKVLKKVAKGSPSPDFKAYENYNGGNTSLKDLAGAYLFIDVWATWCGPCRKEIPYLKELESRYHGRNIKFVSISIDKQKDREKWKQMIEDKQLGGVQLLADKDWESSFVKEYLIKGIPRFIILDPQGNIIDYNAPTPSSGELETIFNEFDL; encoded by the coding sequence ATGTTTAAAAAAATAACCTTCATTTCGGGGTTGCTTGTACTGCTATGCAGTTGTTCTTCCGAAATAAACAACCCTACGACCATACTATCGGGTTCTATAACAAACCCAACCGAAAAGCTTCTTTTAATAACCGGAAGTGACACATTCCGTGATACCATCAGGGTCGATGATTCAGGAAACTTTAAAGATACGCTCAACCTGCTCCCGGGATCATACCTCCTTTCATATGGTAAGCTTTTCTGGAGGAGCTACTTAGAAAACGGATACAATGTCCAAATCGCTTTCGACAGCAAAGATTTTTCCAAGACCATTAACTACACAGGTGCCGGGGGAAATGAAAACAATTATATCTTCCACAAGCTTTCCAGGCAACGTCAGGCCATGAATATCAGGCAACAAGCCATGAAAAATATCAATGATTCGAGTCTGGCACTATTAAATACGCAAAAAGAAGCCCTACTCACTTATTTAAATGAATACCCATCCCTCGATCCGGCGTTTAAAGAATTAGAGCAAAAGAACATCAACTACGGCTATATGTCAGACCTGAAAAGGCTCGAAAAATCAGATACCCTGAATCTGGTTACAGGATTACGAAATGAACTTAAGAAATTAAACCATACCCTGAATTATAACCACGGTATGGATTATCTCTTTTCCGGAAGCTATAAACGTATTATAGAAGATTATTATCGCACTAATGCCCGGCAAACAGCCAAGACTTCAAACCTCGACTACGATATTGCCTTCCTGAAGGAAATATCCAGGATTAAAAACGATACCATCAGGAACAGTCTGGCCTATAACCATGCCAAATACGGTATTACCTATACCAAAGACCTCGATACCTTTTACAGTCTCTTCCTTAAGACTTCTACTGATACAAAGCACAATGAAGAGATCTCGGGCAGCTACAAAGTGTTAAAAAAAGTAGCAAAAGGATCGCCTTCTCCCGACTTTAAAGCATATGAAAATTATAATGGTGGCAACACCTCACTCAAAGATTTAGCCGGAGCATACCTTTTTATCGATGTTTGGGCTACCTGGTGCGGACCTTGCAGAAAAGAGATTCCTTACTTGAAAGAGCTTGAATCCAGGTACCATGGCAGGAATATAAAATTTGTCAGTATTTCTATCGATAAACAAAAAGATCGCGAAAAATGGAAGCAAATGATCGAAGACAAACAACTTGGCGGAGTACAACTACTTGCCGATAAGGATTGGGAGTCCTCTTTTGTAAAAGAATATCTGATCAAAGGTATTCCGCGGTTTATTATCCTCGATCCTCAAGGTAACATTATCGATTATAATGCCCCTACCCCTTCTTCCGGTGAACTCGAAACCATATTTAACGAGTTTGACCTTTAA
- a CDS encoding sulfatase family protein — protein sequence MKNRLMNLKQLRILGILTATALMTIACKNDQKKGETAEVVTNEKKPNIVVIYLDDLGYGDVGAYGATELKTPHMDALAAGGIRFTNGYASSATCTPSRFALLTGIYPWRNKNARILPGTAPLLIDTAQYTLPKMLKEHGYHTGIVGKWHLGLGTGHVNWNEAIKPGPNEVGFDESYILAATQDRVPTVYIENDKVDGLDPNDPIKVDYHKNFEGEPTGKDNPEMLTMKWHHGHNNSIVNGIPRIGFMKGGETAKWSDIDMADHFLAKAQEYVRSHKNEPFFLYYALQQPHVPRTPHPRFVGSSGMGPRGDVIVEADWCIGEFIKTLEEEGILENTLIVFSSDNGPVLNDGYYDDAVEKLGDHDPNGPLRGGKYSMYEAGTRVPFITYWKGKITPGVSDAVVCQMDLLSSLAALNGDDQEYGDSRNLLGALLGNADKGRDELMLEASSKTALRKGDWILIPPYKGVFKYDHVNIEIGSMPTFQLYNLKEDPGQQKNLAEENPEKLREMIADYTRIRGKEPKEIEAVK from the coding sequence ATGAAAAACAGACTTATGAACCTTAAACAATTAAGAATATTAGGCATTCTGACTGCTACGGCACTCATGACCATTGCCTGCAAAAACGATCAGAAAAAGGGAGAAACAGCAGAAGTTGTTACCAATGAAAAGAAACCAAACATCGTTGTGATCTATTTAGACGATCTGGGCTATGGAGATGTGGGAGCATACGGAGCTACTGAATTAAAAACACCTCATATGGACGCACTGGCGGCCGGTGGTATTCGTTTTACGAACGGTTATGCATCTTCGGCAACCTGTACTCCCAGTCGCTTTGCCCTATTGACAGGGATATATCCGTGGCGAAACAAAAATGCACGGATTTTGCCGGGTACTGCACCCCTGCTGATTGATACCGCACAATACACCCTCCCTAAAATGCTGAAAGAACATGGCTACCATACCGGAATTGTTGGCAAATGGCATCTCGGACTTGGAACCGGGCATGTAAACTGGAATGAAGCTATCAAACCCGGACCTAATGAAGTAGGTTTCGACGAATCGTATATCCTGGCTGCTACCCAAGACAGGGTTCCTACCGTTTATATTGAAAATGATAAAGTAGACGGACTCGACCCTAACGATCCTATCAAAGTTGATTACCACAAAAATTTTGAAGGTGAGCCCACCGGCAAAGACAATCCCGAAATGCTCACCATGAAATGGCACCATGGCCATAACAACAGTATCGTAAACGGTATTCCGCGTATCGGTTTTATGAAAGGTGGTGAGACAGCCAAGTGGAGCGATATCGATATGGCCGATCATTTCCTCGCCAAAGCTCAGGAATATGTACGCTCGCATAAAAATGAACCTTTCTTCCTTTACTACGCCCTGCAACAACCCCATGTGCCAAGAACCCCGCATCCGCGTTTTGTTGGAAGCTCGGGAATGGGCCCAAGAGGCGATGTCATTGTGGAAGCAGACTGGTGTATCGGAGAATTTATTAAAACTTTGGAAGAAGAAGGAATTCTAGAAAACACCCTGATTGTATTTTCGAGTGATAACGGACCTGTCTTAAACGATGGCTATTATGACGATGCTGTCGAAAAACTTGGAGATCACGATCCCAACGGACCTTTAAGAGGCGGAAAATACAGTATGTACGAAGCCGGTACCCGAGTGCCCTTTATTACTTACTGGAAAGGAAAGATCACACCGGGAGTATCAGACGCCGTCGTTTGTCAAATGGACCTGCTTTCTTCTTTGGCTGCACTAAACGGCGATGATCAGGAATATGGGGACAGCCGGAACCTTTTAGGTGCATTACTAGGAAATGCCGATAAAGGACGGGATGAATTAATGCTCGAAGCTTCTTCTAAAACGGCATTAAGAAAAGGCGACTGGATATTGATTCCTCCGTATAAAGGGGTTTTTAAATACGATCATGTGAATATCGAAATAGGTTCCATGCCTACCTTCCAGCTATACAACCTAAAAGAAGATCCGGGACAACAAAAAAACCTGGCGGAAGAGAACCCTGAAAAACTCCGGGAGATGATCGCCGATTATACCAGGATAAGAGGTAAAGAACCAAAAGAAATAGAAGCTGTCAAATAG